TGTCATTCTCTTTCTGCTTCGGTCGCTTCAAACTCGTGTTGGCAGCGTTCTGCATTTCCTCAACATTCATCTCATCGCTGAAACTGAACGTCAAGTCTCTGTAGCGGTGCCTCGAGTGCAGCAGCACGAAAGAGCACTTGCGGTTGAACGGCCACTGAAGAGACGTGTCGTTGGGGCCTTTCAGGATCCTCATGTAGAGCCCGAGAAAGAGTGCCGGGCCACCCAAATCGTGGAACTTTCCTTCGAGCTTCACCCTGTACCCGTTTTCGCCGACAATGAGTGGCTGGCTCGTAAAAACCTGCATAGGCGCATTGCGGTACTTCCGGAAGGGCTTGACCTCCCAGTCGAATGTGAAGAACGCCTGTGGAGTCGCGCTGGGCTCTGCTTTGGCTGCATCAGATGCGGACTCGGCTGCCTGTTGCTCGGACACCCCGTTTTCCGTGTTCGCCGGAGGCTCGGAGGGTGACTGGTCCCGCGACGATGTAGACGGCGTGTCAGCGGCTGTCGCGTCGCCGTTGACAACAGGCGTCGCGGCGTCTTCGGAGGGTGACGAAGAAGCAGCCGACTCGACATCAGTGTGTTCCTCCTCCTGTGCGGTAGTGTCTACAGTAGTAGTGTCCACAGTGGTCGTGTCCGGCCTAGAATCGGCAGTCGCGTTCGCCGTCGTGTCGACTTGGTTGCCGACCGCTGACGTGGTTCCGCTACTCCTGCTTACGCGCAGCACATCTTCGAGACGGTTCGTCCTCGTCAGGACGACGTTCTCGAGATTCTCAATCTTGCTCAGAATCGTGGACAAGTAGTTGTCCGCGTCAGACCCGCCTCCGACGGCGCTCGGGCCGGCCGGCGTTCGCGCCATCTCCGACGCCAGCACGTCGGTCAGGCAGCCGCTCCGCAGGTGGGCCAAGACGTTGATTCTGGCGATGGGCTTCTTACACGAGCGGCAGTGCACGACGTGGTGGCTGCATTCAGAGTAGTAGTGCTCGACCATTTCGGACACAGGCCCGATGTAGTTGCACCCGAACGCTTTGTTGAGACAAAAGGACTTGCAGCCGCTCACGTACCCTTGCGACGAAGAGTCGCGGCTGACTCGTTCATGCTCGAAAGCCTGCTTGTCGAATGGACACGCGACGACGGGCGAATTGAGCATCAACTCGTTCATGCACGTCGGACAGAAAACGTGGCCGCACTCGAGACTGAATATCATGTCGGGAAGGATACCGCAGACGCTGCAGATGCGGTACACGGGCATGGGCAGCAGGAACTCTATCGTCTTCCAGTCTATTTTGGCCGAAAAGCCAACGCATGTGTACGAATGGGTCGCCATTCTGCAACTCGACGTTTTTTGACAACTGCACAGTGCACTAACAGCGCGCACACCCGCTTTGTTCGTTTGATCTCGGTTGTTTTTCCGCGGTGCGTTCTTAATTTCACGTGAAAACCAAGTTTGCAGCATCtatgacgtcattctacgtcagcACGGTGGCATGAAGCGTGTTCTCTCTGCTTGTATCGCTTGATAAAATCGtcaaaaaaaaagatattcgAACACGCTAGTGCTTTCGATTATGTTGCACATAGAGCTGTTTGGCCAGTGAAGCGGGCACAAATTGCAATAATAAAACTCAACGAACAACTATATGTAGAAAAAATTAGTGAATATACACAAAATTTAATCAATTATTTTAGATGCGTTATTTCAACGTTAAAAAACTTGTACAATAAGTTTCGATTTCGTATGTTTGCCGTACTGGCACCGGATAAGCGAAAGCggtttattgttattttttcctCCTGAGCTCCTATAACACTGCTAACTGATTCCTGCTTCCAAAATTTATTGTTCAGTTTATTCAATGCCAACGCTAAAACGATATCTTCTGGAATTTCAGCGGAACTTGAGTTGTTCGCTATGATGCAGGGTCCAGAGCTCTTGATCATGAGCAAAGCACATATGTACTGACCGCGGGTTTCGAGCACAGGCCGACTGAAAGAAAATAGGTACAGTGCAGTAGAAGAAAACATATTGGTATGATGTCTAGCCACCGTAATATCGGAGTGATTAAAACGTTGAGGGAAACACTTAACTGGGAGCGCCTTTACCAATATATGTACAAAAACAACACTTCGAACAAACTAAAGGAGTACAGACCTgaaattttggtggcatgtttttcagtttacaatgatgcggaagaaaATACTAAGCATGATTCATTATGTGATATTCACATACGACCGCTAAATACTTtgcaattttttctgtcatgctgtttcggtttcggcttcaacagccaaacgatggctgtgtCGTCAAAGAGTGGTGTAAGTCATGCGAGTCAAGGAAAAACGTCCATGTAATTGCTGTTACATCGTTTTAATGTCCTACAACTGAATACAACCTTCCTCAGGAGTTAAAtcacaacgaatgtggaagcagcgatcatattgcagttttttttatgtgtcacgtaacctgttgaaaccgaaacagcacgagaaaaaaaTGTGATTATGAATTTTTTAGCGTTCGTAGGAGAATGCCTGGTGATAATACATGTATAAtaatgtcttacgcatcattacgAACCAGAAAATGCGCACCTAAAGGTTAGGTGTCGATACTCCTTTAAGTTATAATggttcaaaaaaaaattggctatatATGTTTTCTTTTCACGAACTGCAGCTTTGCTGATATATTTAATGCTTGCGTATATCTGCAACACTTCAAGAAACTAATCAACCTAATCAAATATGTACACGGTGTGTGTATCTTCATGgcaaatgttttaatttttttttcctgccttaacCACTGAATCGCTTGCGATGAAACTATGCACGGACCTCACACATCGAGGTGACTTTTGTTTCCCCCAAGATGCAAACTTGTAATCGGCTGCGCCGAGATCGAAGGATTTTTTATAATGATGCGCCAACCGTTCTTGACAACCATTGTTTGCATTTTTGCTCGCTActtgtacagtattgtgcgtttttatcgctgacactttcaaaaatttccccgcctcaaccgctggctcgtttgcggtgaaactgcacacagagcttgcgtattatggtaacttttgtatcgtagcaagtttgacaatggtacttacttagttcaggcgcacatgatgcgaaaacgtaagcgtctacgagagatcggcgagccaaaacccgcaaacgacgctttttcgctaaaAAGGCGGCGGTGGGTCTGTTTTCGACAGTGGAAACCGTTACtacaaggccgccgagacgagcgttgcaaacaaagttctttgaaaggtaaagcctcgttaaatcagctgttctgatatttttcccgctcagttagccgaaaatgttgtaagcgcttcagttgaagtaGATGAAACCTCCGGAACGGCaaattcaaagggcccgcgctccttgcaacgctcgcctcggcggcctagtcgtgacgctttccgctgccgaaaacacatggcgccactgccggttctcagcgaaacagcgtcgtctgcgggttttggctcgccaatctctcgtagacgcttacgttttcgcatcatgtgcgcctgaactaagtaagtaccgttgtcaaacttgctacgatacaaaagttaccataatacgcaagctctgtgtgcagtttcatcgcaaatgagccagcggttgagggggggaaatttttgaatgtgtcagcgataaaaacgcacagcACTGTATATATAAGTTGCTTGTGGTCTGCTGCtctgcaatgtaggggccgaggggcatgtcaagctaGAATgtctggcttttttccctcgacccgcaccatgtgtacatgggaaaataaattgaattgaaattgaaaaacaaCCAACACCAAGTTGCCGACAAAGGGTGATCTGTTGTCTGCGGGATAAAGCGCCCCAACGCGAAAGGCGCCGAGTCGCGCTTTGCAAAGTGCGAGTCCTTCGATAGCAACCCTGCGTTGGATGGTTCCGGTTCGTTGATCTCGCCGCAGACGATTACAGGTTGGCATCACGCGCTGCCGAACCATACCACGTACCGTTGCTACATTTACTACGAAGCAAAAGTTACCACAATGTGCACGTTCTGTGCGCAGTTTAACCTCAAACGAGCCAGCGGGGTCAAAGCGGGAGAAGGTCATCAAATaaaactgcgtttttttttgttcacacaaCGATAAAGTTTCACTAAGCACTACACTTTGAACAAGATTTTACAGCAGCTGTCACTGCAGCGAAGCGCTTTTAATAATTGCTGTCTAACCTGTATGAGCAGGTATCTGCCACAGGGACGGGATGGCAAGCAGTTACGGCAGAGCGCAGGAAGAGGTTTCAAAATTAGGCGGGTAAAGTTAGTTGCTCCAGAACTCACAAGAGGCCACTaaatgctgtaaaaaaaaaacgacgattTGATTCCGACAAACAATATTCATTTTGTTGCTATTGAAAAAAGTAAGTGCAGTATTGCAAATAACagttttttgtgaatgaacgtcATAAATTTAGTCAGTTGCAGTGATTGCGACAAAATGAAGAGGATTTAAAAGCAGTTCTTCATAACTTGCAGGCGGCACTGTCACGAGTTTGAGACATTACCTTGTGGCTATAAATACAAGAACGAGAGCTCCTAGGCTGTACTTCCAAAGTACATATACTAAAATTGGAACGATACAGAGAAGATTAGCATGGCCCCTGCGCAAGGATGACACGCAAAATCGTGAAgcgttccacatttttttttacatttataaaAAACCCGGCCTTCAGGTTGTGATGGCACAAGTACAGTGTCACTGTGCTCAGAATCCTTTAACGCCGAGTCCAATACTTTCACAAGCTTCAAGTGCTCAAAATATTTATTGAAATCGTTTTCGACTCTGTGCGAGCAGCATCAAAAATCAGAATTAAAGGCCGCAATTAGAAGGGACAaatatgctattttttttttaaagtttcgcATCACCGTACCCGGCCGGCAACCTACTTTGTTGTAGGTCAtgggtaaaaataaaaaaaagcaggcgATGGCACGGTCGCAGCGTATTGGGCCATGGTAGAGCACCAGAGTGCCCAGAGCCCACGTTACAGAATAATCCAGAGCATACAGTCGCGCAAGGCTACCAGCCCTACTTGCAGGTCAAGTGTGCGGAGGAAAGGCTATGGGCGCATGCTGCTGGCCTCGAGCGGGTTCACTGGGTAAGACCCGCTctaggtggatggatggatggaattatggaaggtaggagcgtcccctttgaaacggggcagtggttgttgccacaatgctcagtttttcctttatttttgtttaactctgctgtaagttaataaaattcgccgttttctttaaaaaacgtcttcctacattTTAAAACTtacgtcacctctctgcttttgtgccaccaatcctccaatcactttttgctaatttccaccgcagatttatttacatgactatagttatctctaaaccctaaggcctgtGCCTTCATCCACATCGGGatgataccatcacattttagaatgaggtgttctattgtttctacagatttaccacacacagcccatgtgccatcttcttcgttaaatttctttttgcagcgcgcgttctaagacaccctgacgtagcttcaaagaggagggcactgcctcttgagttatcataaaacgtttccttcctgatctgccttttccagcatcgatatatagttctacactatgctgcttttccattgaatctatccaatttgtTTGCAATGCGAGAACCTCATCATGGCCAGCGGCAAAACCAGGCGTGCCGCGAATCGACGAAGATGAAAGAGGCGTATACATTGTTCTAGAACAATGGTACAGTGTCTATTCTAGGCACTGTAACACTGTAAGGAGGTTTTAGGGGATGATGGTTATGATAGTGTGGCATAGCTCTTTGCAGCAGGCAGGCACAACATTTTTGCCCTAGCCGaagtaagaaaagaaaaaggaaaggaaaaaataaaataaagcacacacaatcagaaatcacaacacatggcgCACTCGACTACGTATATGTCTCGGTGTAGTCGTTGGTGCAGTCAGCGGAACAGCACACTGCTATTACCGACGAGTCATCTGCCACCATCATTGTAGCCGGGTATGTAGCCGAGCCTTCGTGACGTACGCAAAACATTGATGTACACCGCACACGGCttttggaaggaaggaaggaatctaggcctcagacgttgctggcacatacccactacgggggagtggccaagaaaGACACAgacggttaattgctggatacaggaaagttttgacgggaaaaatgagtggtaatagtatgtagtctgatagattggaagacggaaggacagtgGTCCTGCTAACTTGGTGATGGTTGCACCGCGCTCCAAGGTTGCGCGCTCTACGGTGTTGGCTCTACCCATCGTCTTCCCCTTCGCCTGCCTATTCTTCGATGCGAGCGCCTCAATGTGGCGAGCGTCTCATTCATCGCCGCATGCCTACTTCAGCCAATCGCCGAGAAGCGGCGTTCGCAGCCTGGACGAAAAGTGCGACAGGCGGCGTCAAGGCGGTCGGTGGGGGTCGGATCCACTCATGGAGGAAGTTTTTTGTTCCTCCATGGATCGACAGACCTCGGCGCCGAAGTTCAGTGCTGACTGCCCTTTGCAATCTGCCATTTTCACAAGAAGTGGCTCCCTCTGGGGAGTGGCCAAAATTTGTCTGCTAcgggttgaaaacaaacgcagtGCTTATTTGACAtctgctgccatctgtcgcatacgcctgtcactaacatgaactgcgcgTGCGGAGTAGGAACTGGCGTTCGCAACCAGTGGAGCCGAAGAAGAGGCGCCCATGCGTAAAGCGGCCTAGGCGGTCTTCGTTTGGCGTGCCACCGTGCCACCTCAACGATTCTCCTGCCGAATCAGTTCCGAGGAACTACGATGGTCATGGTGTTCGGCTGTGTGG
This portion of the Amblyomma americanum isolate KBUSLIRL-KWMA chromosome 10, ASM5285725v1, whole genome shotgun sequence genome encodes:
- the LOC144107875 gene encoding uncharacterized protein LOC144107875; translated protein: MATHSYTCVGFSAKIDWKTIEFLLPMPVYRICSVCGILPDMIFSLECGHVFCPTCMNELMLNSPVVACPFDKQAFEHERVSRDSSSQGYVSGCKSFCLNKAFGCNYIGPVSEMVEHYYSECSHHVVHCRSCKKPIARINVLAHLRSGCLTDVLASEMARTPAGPSAVGGGSDADNYLSTILSKIENLENVVLTRTNRLEDVLRVSRSSGTTSAVGNQVDTTANATADSRPDTTTVDTTTVDTTAQEEEHTDVESAASSSPSEDAATPVVNGDATAADTPSTSSRDQSPSEPPANTENGVSEQQAAESASDAAKAEPSATPQAFFTFDWEVKPFRKYRNAPMQVFTSQPLIVGENGYRVKLEGKFHDLGGPALFLGLYMRILKGPNDTSLQWPFNRKCSFVLLHSRHRYRDLTFSFSDEMNVEEMQNAANTSLKRPKQKENDSVGIDKCVPVAKMMQGGFVKGNVFKVRFVVE